TGGGCATGGCGAAGGCGTGCGCCCCGGCATACAGGCGGTGCGACAGAGCCTCGTTCATGCCGGTGGCGTGGCGCACTCTGGGCGAGCGGCGTGCCCAGCCCGCGAAGGCGGCCTCCAGTTGCACGTCGCCGCTGCCGAGCAGCACCACGTTCCAGGTTTTGACGATTTCCGGCAGGGCCGCCAGCAGGATGTCCAGGCCCTTTTGCACCGCCAGGCGCGAGACGCAGCTCAGAATCGGGGCGTCGTCGAGCTTGAATTCTTGGCGCAGGGCCGCCACGTTGGCTGCTTTGCCGGTCATGCTGCGGTAGGGCAGTACGTGCCCGTCGGTGCGCGGGTTCCAGCGCTCCTGGTCCAGCCCATTGATGACGCCCGAGAGTCGGCCCTCGGCGAGCCGGTCTTGCAGTACCCCTTGCAGCCCCTCGCCGAATTCGGGTGTGGTGATTTCCTGGGCGTAGGTCGGGCTGACGGTGGTGACGTGCCCGGCGTAGACCAGCCCGGCCTTCATCAAATTGAGGTCACCGTAGAATTCCACGCCCTGCTCGGTGTTCAGCCACTGGGGCAGGCCGGTCCAGGCGAAGCTGTCATGGATGTTCCACCGGCCCTGGTACTGCAAATTGTGAATGGTGAAGACGCTCGGGATGTGGCGCAGGCGGGCGTGGGCGACCACCAGCCCGGCGGCCCAGTCGTGGCCGTGCAACACGTCGAAGCGCACGCCCGAGGCCGCCAGCACCGGCAAGACCAGTTGCCCCCAGGCCGAGAAGCGCCGCACGTCGTCAGGGTGGTAGATGCCGGGGCGCTTGAAGACAGGCGTCTCCAGAAACAGAAAGCGTACCCCGTCCTCCGTCAGTTCGCCCAGACGCACGTCACCGCCGCGCCAGATTTCGCGTGGTGTGCCGACCAGATCGGCGTACCAGGGCGAGAGGACGGTGGCCTGGTGGCCCAGCCGGGTGAGTTCGGCGGGCAGGGCAACCATCACGTCGGCCAGCCCACCGGTGCGGGAAAACGGATACGCCTCGGAGGCCACGTGCAGGATTCGCATGCGGGTATGCTACCCCGCCCGCTGGCAGGCGAAGAACAAGAGCGGCGGGGGTTTTGACACCTTCCAAAGGCCATGCTACTATTCATGCCGCTGGGAGAAACGGGCCATGCGCCCTGCCCCACACGGCGGCGCTGTAGCCAAGTGGTAAGGCAGAGGTCTGCAAAACCTCCACCACCGGTTCAAGTCCGGTCAGCGCCTCCAAAATTTTTTGCTCCATATCTCAGGTACAGATCCGTAGCTCAGGGGTAGAGCACTACATTGACACTGTAGGGGTCAGCAGTTCAAATCTGCTCGGGTCTACCAACAAACGCTCTCCTAGAGGGCGTTTTTCCTTTTTGTTCTTTTCCTCTTTGAGCACTGGCAGCAACGTTGGCAGCAACGCGCAGTAAAACGAAGTTATCCACAGGTCCCTGCCCAGGACTATGGATAACTTCTTCGGTCGTTGCGAGCTGGGCCGCCTCGGCTACCGCGAGCACTACGCCCTGGCCGGTGATGTGCTTAATCGGGTGGTACCCAGCCTCACCATCCTGAGCGCCGCTGAGCGCGATCTGGTCTGCGAGTACTTATACGGGCAGTTGGGTCTGATGGTTGGCGGGTGGGTAGCATGAGCGACGCCCTGATCATCCACACGACCGGGGAGGTGCAGCGCCTCCCCAGGCCCGACAGTGAGAGCGAGCAGCTGCGGCTGATTCAGATCTCGGTGGGGGGCTGGGCCGAGCGCCTGCCCTGCGCCTTCCACGCTCTCTATACCCACGAGGCCTACCTGAATGAGGACGGTCTGGACCGACTTCCGATCAACTGGCCCGCGCACCGACTGCTGGGCATGCCCGCCGAGTACATGCCGCCTTGCGGGGCCGTGATCGTCGTGCCACTGCCCGAGGGTGAAACGCAGGCTGCCGAGCGGGCGCACCCGTGCGAGTTCTTCAAGGTACTTGATGCGGTGGCGCTCGGACTGGCGACGGCAGCGGAAGCAGGGCTGGGGTCCGTGATCGACGCCCGGTAACTTTGGCGGAAGCGGTACCCCGAGCATAGGGTGCTTTTCTATTGTCCTATGCTCTTTCTATGCCCCACATACAGATCATCAGTCTGAAAGCGATTCTTTGGACCCCGAGGAAATAGCATTGTCGCCTCCAGATGTCTTTGCAAGCAAGAACCCTGCCTTCAACGAAAAATTACCCAGGATAGCCTTTGAAGTTTGGATTGACCTGCTTCTGGGGCGTGACAACAAACTAATTGACATATTTTTTAAGGGTCCACTTCGAGCCCGCGGGACCTATCTAAAGGAAATGAAGCGCCGCATCTTTAAGATGGGGATGGAAGTGGACCATCACTATGCTGGGCGGCTTGCCCAGAGGCGGGCAGAACATGCCGGTTACACAGTCAACGATAGACTCTCAGATTTCGAAGGCACCATGATTTATGGCTCTATGTGGGACCTTCCAGCGCCGGTCGCATTCGAATCAAAATGGGTGATGGATGCTCGCTCTGTCTCGTATCGCGTCCACGAATACATCTACCAAGCTAGGGCCCATGGCGCTGGGAGCTGCATGATCAGCTTTTATGACGCTCTTGGCGTTCTTGATTGGGATGAAATGGCACGTCTGGCTGAGAGGCTGTTTGAAGCCCGATTCTAGGGGTATGACCGTGTGCGTCGCCCGTCATCAAGCGCACAACCTATTCAGTAAAATACAGCTCCCAGCCGCATAAATGAAGCCCTCGGAGATTGGCATACACTCCTCGTAATCCACCTTCAGTCGTCTGAAGGTGAGGAGCCAGGCAAAGGTTCGCTCCACCACCCAGCGTTTGCGAACCACCTTGAACCCCTTCTCGCCTCGCCGTGCCATCTCCGCAGCCAATCGAAACTGCTCTTCAGTCGGTGTGTTGGTGGGCAACTGGGCGATGCCCCCGATGAGGGTGATGCCCTCATCGGGGCGACGAACCACTTCAACCTCAATCCCAGTGGTGGTTTTCGCCCAGGCTTTAAAAGGCCCACCCCCGTATCCTCCGTCCAGGTAGAGCTTTTTGACGAAGGGTGCGTCCGCTTTGAACGTATTGAGGACGAGCTTGAGACCTTCACGGTCATCAACGTTCGCGGTCGTCACGCGGCAACCGAGCAGGTTGCCGTCCGTATCCGTCGTGATGTGGCGCTTGCGGCCTTTGACCTTTTTGTTGCCGTCCCAGCCGCGATCCCCTTTTTTTGCGTCGTCTTGACGCTCTGGGAATCACCGACAGCGGCGGAAGGCTGAGCCTTCCGCCCTTTGCGTTCACGCTCGATCTTCACCAACGCTGCATTGATGGCCTTCCACACGCCTGTTTTCGACCAGAGATTGTGGTGGTAGTACACCGTTTCCCACTTGGGCAGATCGTGGGGCATCATTCGCCACTGGACGCCGCCTCGCAGAACGTACCGAATCCCGTTGACGATTTCCCGTCTGGGAACGGTTTCACAGAAGGTGCTCTCGCCTATCGGCGGCAAAAGTGGTTCAATGAGTTTCCACTGGGCATCTGTGAGGTCGCTGGGATAAAGCGGACGATCCATCAGGGCAGCTTAGCGAATTTGCTATCCCGTAGGCTTCAAACAGCCTCTGAGGAGGTCTCCACGCTGTTGCCGACGAAATTGATCAGCTTTGAGAAATTTACGGGCCGTCGGGTGCCGGTTGCCGCCTTACGCAATTTGAGCGCCTGGTCTAATCAAACGCCTGGTCTGGGGGAAGAACAGCGGAACGAATTTCAAGACCTTAGCAGGCTTGAGGAAGCTCAGCGGCGATTACGTGAACTGCCAGTTTCGTTACTGGTCGGAGCGGGCACCACGATGGCGGCTGGCGGCCCTTCCTGGTATGGGCTGATCGGCCGCCTCTGGCTTAATGAGTTGCGAGGGCGCTATGACTATCCTGCTTTGAATGACAAGCAGGCGATCGACGAAGTCGGTACCGTCTTTGGGGACTCTGTTCTTGTGCAGGCGCGTATGCTGCGACAAATCTCAGGACCTGGATTTATGGACAAAGTACGAGAGGCGACGTACCGAGGCCTTAGATGGGACGCAGCCGCACCCCGTCAGGTAGCCGCACTCGCAGCCCGACTCCAGAGTCAAGAGCGGCTACACCAGCTGATTACATTCAATTACGATGAGCTGACAGAGCACGCCCTGCACCAGCAAGACGTTCAAGCCCACCCAGTCTTTCATGGAGCCAGAGAGTGGAACCGCGGTATACCTGTACGCCATGTGCATGGGTATCTGCCGCCACCGCCAACGGTAATTACGCCAGCCCAGAAGGATTCAGTGGTCTTCGACGAAGAGACTTACCACTCACGCTTTAACCAGCCTGGACATTGGACAAATCGCATCATGCTCTCAGCCCTGACAGAAAGCTGCTGCGTTTTTGTCGGATTCAGCATGAATGATCCAAATGTACGTCGCCTCCTGGAGCAGTCACGGACCTTGGGCGAGATTCCGCATTTTGTACTTCTCCGCCAACCGCCCCTCGAGGGAGAGCCTGATCAGCAGTTGGCCCGCGCACGACTTATTCACGCTCAAGAAGACATTCTGCGGGAACTAGGTCTGAACGTCATCTGGTACAGCGGGTATGATGATCTGCCGATACTGTTGGAGCTTTTGACGCCTGAACGAAAGTCGACATGATCTAGCTGATTAATGCATAACGAGAACGCCCCCTGCGCTGCCGCAATGGCAAGCGCAGGGGGCGTTCTCGTTGCGGACTTGTAGCGCTTACTCCTGCTCAGCCGCTCGCTCCAGATTCAGCGCCAGCAGCCGCGAGAGCACCAGTCAGTGACTAGCTCTGGGCAGCCAGCGCTCAGTCTTCCACCCCGAACAGCTCTCCTTGCCGCGTTCCTTCGGCCTTCTGGAACTTACGCTCCTGAAGAAGTTGCACGGCTTGGTCATAGCTGCTGGCTACCGGCAAGGACTCTGGCTTGGCTTTGGGTGGCCGACCCCGGCGCTTCGGCGTTGCGCCGTCTGGCGCTGGGCTATCTGGCTTAGCGCCGCCCGCCTCCTTCGCCGCTCCACGCCCCCGCTTGGGCTTGTCGCCCAACGTGGCCCGCGCTGCCCGGATGCGTTCCAGCAACACTGAGGCCGGTTCGTCATTGGGGTCTTGCGGCACCAGTTCGCCCCGGAATGCCTTCGCCAGCAGCGCGGGCGTCAGGCGGTTGAAGGTGGTCAGGGCCGATTGATAACGGGCCTCGATGCGGTCTGCAATGGCGAAGAGGGCTTCAACACGGCGCACAATTTCGGTTTGTTCGGGGAGAGATGGAAAATATACTTCAATTTCCTTCATTCGGGACGCTTTAATACCTTCCACCGTAGAGCCACTGGACTGAGCTTTAAGTTCAGTTTGGAATTGAAAGCTTTGAAGGTAGATAGCCATAAATCTTCCACTAACACTACTTCTGAATTGTAGACATATGATTCTCTGGGCAAGCGCGAATTTATAATCCCAGTTTATAGAACAGACGTAACCCATTGGAGCTTCAGTTGTGATCAGCACATCACCTATACTAGGAAAGCCCCGTGTCATCCAATCAGAATAATTTCCCTCAGCTATGTACTCACGAGGCTCCAAACTCAGATATCCTTGCCTAACATTTTTTGCAGTTATTAAGGGCACACCATTTGTGGTTTTGGTCGGTGTCTTTCCACGATAATCAATGAACTTTGCAATAGTTCCGAGAGAAGCTGATTGGAGACTAATTTCCTCACCCCCACGCCACTCCCGCGTCAGTTCCCCGCTCACTGCTGCGCTCAGCACGCTCTGGCGGAAGCGTTTCAGCAGCTTCGGCACACGCTCCAGCCGCTCCCGGCCAGCCTCCACGCGGGAGAGGAGGGCGTCGAGCTTGTCAGCAATGCGGATTTGCTCAGGGAGGGGGGGAAGGGGAACCACCTCGTTTTCGACATCAGATTTTCTTAGAGATGGAACTGTGGTGGAACGTGATTTTTCGGAGAAATCAACAGTACACATAAATTTAAACAGATACTCACTATCAATTGCCCCAGATGGGACGACTCCCATCACGTTGTTGTCTATGACGCTTTCACTCAAGGCTCTGGCT
This portion of the Deinococcus rubellus genome encodes:
- a CDS encoding SIR2 family protein — translated: MPTKLISFEKFTGRRVPVAALRNLSAWSNQTPGLGEEQRNEFQDLSRLEEAQRRLRELPVSLLVGAGTTMAAGGPSWYGLIGRLWLNELRGRYDYPALNDKQAIDEVGTVFGDSVLVQARMLRQISGPGFMDKVREATYRGLRWDAAAPRQVAALAARLQSQERLHQLITFNYDELTEHALHQQDVQAHPVFHGAREWNRGIPVRHVHGYLPPPPTVITPAQKDSVVFDEETYHSRFNQPGHWTNRIMLSALTESCCVFVGFSMNDPNVRRLLEQSRTLGEIPHFVLLRQPPLEGEPDQQLARARLIHAQEDILRELGLNVIWYSGYDDLPILLELLTPERKST
- a CDS encoding restriction endonuclease subunit S — translated: MTTDLMSDEREGLPEGWVETSLGEVVTVVSGIGFPHDYQGQTSGALPFYKVGDISRAVKENNGLLAGAKNYISHSDLVELKGKTIPVGTVVFAKIGEAIKLSRRARALSESVIDNNVMGVVPSGAIDSEYLFKFMCTVDFSEKSRSTTVPSLRKSDVENEVVPLPPLPEQIRIADKLDALLSRVEAGRERLERVPKLLKRFRQSVLSAAVSGELTREWRGGEEISLQSASLGTIAKFIDYRGKTPTKTTNGVPLITAKNVRQGYLSLEPREYIAEGNYSDWMTRGFPSIGDVLITTEAPMGYVCSINWDYKFALAQRIICLQFRSSVSGRFMAIYLQSFQFQTELKAQSSGSTVEGIKASRMKEIEVYFPSLPEQTEIVRRVEALFAIADRIEARYQSALTTFNRLTPALLAKAFRGELVPQDPNDEPASVLLERIRAARATLGDKPKRGRGAAKEAGGAKPDSPAPDGATPKRRGRPPKAKPESLPVASSYDQAVQLLQERKFQKAEGTRQGELFGVED
- a CDS encoding glycogen synthase, yielding MRILHVASEAYPFSRTGGLADVMVALPAELTRLGHQATVLSPWYADLVGTPREIWRGGDVRLGELTEDGVRFLFLETPVFKRPGIYHPDDVRRFSAWGQLVLPVLAASGVRFDVLHGHDWAAGLVVAHARLRHIPSVFTIHNLQYQGRWNIHDSFAWTGLPQWLNTEQGVEFYGDLNLMKAGLVYAGHVTTVSPTYAQEITTPEFGEGLQGVLQDRLAEGRLSGVINGLDQERWNPRTDGHVLPYRSMTGKAANVAALRQEFKLDDAPILSCVSRLAVQKGLDILLAALPEIVKTWNVVLLGSGDVQLEAAFAGWARRSPRVRHATGMNEALSHRLYAGAHAFAMPSRFEPCGLSQMIALRYGTPPVARRTGGLADTVPEEIGFLFDDPTPEAFLEALGRAAALVTKPRTWNARAKLGLPLDFSWEGPAKRYLEIYGEVMAE
- a CDS encoding IS5 family transposase, producing MDRPLYPSDLTDAQWKLIEPLLPPIGESTFCETVPRREIVNGIRYVLRGGVQWRMMPHDLPKWETVYYHHNLWSKTGVWKAINAALVKIERERKGRKAQPSAAVGDSQSVKTTQKKGIAAGTATKRSKAASATSRRIRTATCSVAA
- a CDS encoding transposase, which encodes MTTDTDGNLLGCRVTTANVDDREGLKLVLNTFKADAPFVKKLYLDGGYGGGPFKAWAKTTTGIEVEVVRRPDEGITLIGGIAQLPTNTPTEEQFRLAAEMARRGEKGFKVVRKRWVVERTFAWLLTFRRLKVDYEECMPISEGFIYAAGSCILLNRLCA